Sequence from the Rutidosis leptorrhynchoides isolate AG116_Rl617_1_P2 chromosome 3, CSIRO_AGI_Rlap_v1, whole genome shotgun sequence genome:
CGTTTGAACAGAAATCCGAACTCGATCGACGTTACCCGGAAACACATCCATTCGAGCAGTATTCCTGGGttgaggtccgtgaacgaatccggtaaaatctCTCTATTTCAAAGAAAATCAAGTCATCCCTAAAGATCGAACCCATAAGCTCTCCCCTATATCATAAGACAAAGTACACGTTATggctaataaatttatataaatttaatcatATAATACATAACACAAACAATAACTATTAAATTTAGACGAGGGTGTATTAAGTTTGTGATTTAAATGTTATTGACCCCATATAAAAATACGATCCATAACCACCTCCATTTTGAGTGTTTGCATAATCACTTCTAGTTTCAAGTGGTTGAAAAGACAAATCATGGTTGAGCTTTAATAAAGCTAACATATCTTGAGTGTCAAACATTAAACCATGTTTTTCATCATCATGAAAACAAAGACAATAATGTCACATGATGTCGTAGATTGTAGATGGACATGGACCAAATTGTGAAAGTTGAATACTCCAAGGGTATAAAATAAACATTACCAAACTTAAAGGTCACCAATGTAACATTAGCCCTTTTAAAACCTTACCCTTCAATAAGATTCAACATACTACAAAAACCTAGTAGATTCAATCCAATATTTTCACCTCAAGATCCCCATTTCAAGCTTCTCATCCACATGGactataattacgattatgaatatGTAAGTGAACTTAAGTTATCTAATTTcttcatttattattatattattattattattgtgtttaatAACTATTTATTTGTTTCAATAATTTTTTTTTGTAGGAGTACAAGAGAAACAATGTACCGGCGTTTGGAAGCTGGGATTGTAATGACGATTTACCGTTCACACAGTGTTTTGAATCAGCTAGACAAGCTGGATTACTGAGATATAGTTATTCTGAAGACCGTGATTTGTATGTCACCGGCGATTTGTACGACAACAATGTTGTCACTCCTGCTATGATTGTTGTACCTCGTCGAACGGTAACtgatttatttagtttattttgttttttttttaatttttctaacAACAAATTTAGGTGGAAAAAAATGTATTATACCCTAAATGCTACTTTAAAGTTATCGTACTCCGTTTAACCATATAATAACGGTTACATATAATGAATTCATTGAATTAATGTGTCTTAACAACAGCTTTTATGTTTATCttgaaaaaaaaaatcttttattttttagttaataagttcaaaaaattaataaattttagaatgttaaacttatttaaacttgGTATTGTAAAATTATATACTGgtaaaaccttttttttttttttttgtagcatACAAATTTGTGATATAAATACAATGTGGACTAAAAGTTGTACATTTTAAAGTCGAGTTGGGGAAAAAATGAACGGTTTTTTTTTGTCAAGTGATAAAAGTTTGACTTGTACTTTATGGTACAACAGGGGAAAGCAGGGTACCCGCATGTGAAAGAAGGTAAAAAAGATGAATGGGTTGTGTGTGACTATGAATATGACTACAATTACAATTTCGACTGTGACCTAAAACAACCACCTAGTCCTGTCAGCGTAGCAACTCCCCCTCCACCACCGCAACAACACCGAAAACACGTTAAAAAACCCAAGGCAGTAGATGAAGATTTGTACAGAATCTCGCCGGAGCTACTCCGTGCTAAGCCTAGAAAGGTAATTTCGTTAGCCACTTATTCTCTTTTTTATTTTCCTTAATAACGATTTATTATTAGCCTAACGTATTTTATTTCTTATGAGATTATAAAATGATGGCATTTGTATGTTATAACAAAACTTTATGTGGAGTACTAAACGTTTTTTGTGTATCATGGTTGTGTATCTTCTGAAAAATGGTTTTATGAATATTTTGTATTGACGTAAGAAAAATTTATATTACATACtaattaaaaaatatatttgtAGATCATATTATGTTCCATGTAGAATGTTAATCGTTTGTTTAAACATGTCTTTCATAACTTAATTTTATGTTTATAACTTTTTTCTACGTAGTACAGTAATTGTATAAATAATAAAcatttaatttaattagttaatACTCTTTACTAAATTAAAGAAGAAAAATCGTATCAGAAGAGAAATATTTAGTCCGTATATTTTTTCTTGTAAAATAAAATTgaatttgtaaatagatatttaGGTAAAGTTTTTTTATACTTTTAGTGATgcatgtaaaataaaacaatatataaaagTAAAAGCTATATTTGTAAATTATATAAAAAATAGAGtgcgatagtaatagtaatattatatttatatggttACTTACTTTTATCATAtgttttattttaaaaattaaaaatacggaAAAAAAAATTTGTGAACGTATTTTCTCTCACACATGTGAGTAACGGCGTATGTAAGCTACATAAATATTTATGGGGAGTGTTAAATCAAAATGATCACACATCACGAGTTCGCTGACACATTTTTATCATATCCCCGCAATTGTAGGCACGTAATTTCACATTCTTTTGTCTATTTACACAAGTTACTGCAGTATTTTTTACGTCATGGGCCTACGAGAATTCTTATTAAAGTCAACACTGTTTTCATTGTCTTTAGATGCTTTCCATTTAAAATTATCCATGAGCCCATGTTTCGAAGTAAATAATTAACAAAAATCCAAAGTTTATCAAATATTGTAAACGATAAAATTAAATTATGTTTGTTACGGTAAGTTAACAAAAAAGGTCAAAAGAGAATGGTTATTTGGTGGTGTTGTTTATGTTGTTTTTTTTTGTAAGTGCAGAAGAAGTGGGGATTGTTTTCAAGTTGCATGCAGCCAACATGTGTTATGTAAAAGACAAATTAAAGATCTCAAGGTACATATTATTCAGGAATATGCAAGGAACTACAAGAGTATTTTATCCTAACAAATAGTGATAGGATGATGGTTTTTTTGGTTGTAAATGGGCATATGATCCAGGCCCAAAACAGGCTAAGGCTGATGGTTTTTTTGGTTGTAATTGGGCCTACGACCCATGTTCAAAACTTGCTATTACTATTTCGTTATTATCTGTTggtaatgatgattatgattattatattataagagtatttatatttatatttatcacgtATGGATTTTTAGATTATTGTTTtgctatcattttttttttacgaaAAGCAATAAATTTATAACTCGAAAAGCTATTGGGCCATCAGGGAGACCTGTCCCATTACAATAATGGACTCGAACAAAATATGTAGTAAGAGACTCGGAAACAAAAATATGCAATAACAGGCTATGATACTCGAAGCAGAATAATGACTCAAAACATGAATTAAGTTGCTGAGTGTGCAACTATACTCGAATGGTTAAACTAAACAGGACTAAACAGGACCATGGATTTGATATTCAAACTAGCCAATCAAACTTTCTATTCTTGATGCGATCTGAGATCCACGTATGTTTTAAGTTGAATTTTCATCAATTCCATTCGAACACGTGTTTTGAAAGacttttttttttatgtttatattgCAATTCTCTTTCTGTTTTACTTTGTTACGTTTAGTACAAACTGAAATCGTTATTTAGGtagagaacaaaaaaaaaaaagttgaaaaaaATACAAAGTGGATCACCTGGGTCGGGTTGACAGTCGGACATAAAATAAAAAGAAGGAAGATATTATTACTCCTTAATTAAGGTGGTGAAAATGAAAGGTATTGTGGGGCAGATCATGCAGATGTTGGGTGCGCATGCATGCTTTAACAGTCGCTGTTTTCCATGGCAGAGGAAATAAACAGCTTTTATTTTGGTAAGTCTCAACCTGCACGATCATTACCTGCTtagaaaaaaaatttataaatagaATAATTGTTTTGAGTGGCGAAAATTATTGTAAATTGGTAAGCAGGTCGATAAAAAATATTATTTACTAAAATTGACTGTAAATAAAGATTATTTTTATTTCGATGtacatgatataaaagaattattcaACAACAGTTTCTGATTAGTGTTGTCTCAAGATAcacgatcttttttttttttttttgaacggcgattttgtgacatcagtagatcatttatttcaacgacccttatCAAGATGTTAGTAAGTTTTAAATTTAAAATCTGCAAAATCTGGAAGCCttcacatttttttttttcttttttaaaaacaTGAATTTTATTAACAACTCGAAAGATACATCTAGCGTGGTGGCTTAGTAACTCAAGCTCCACAAGAAACACGCGAACTAAAGGTTGCAAAGTGTGCAACCGGCTAAACAATTACACGAATGCTTAACAATTACACTCACGAAATgctaatatatacatatagttttGTAATCCATGTTAACCAATCGAAATTCTTCCGTTTTGATCTTAATGAAATTCACTCAAATTTAGACCATAATTTATTCATACAAACTCAAATTTGGAAGATTT
This genomic interval carries:
- the LOC139899136 gene encoding uncharacterized protein; amino-acid sequence: MDYNYDYEYEYKRNNVPAFGSWDCNDDLPFTQCFESARQAGLLRYSYSEDRDLYVTGDLYDNNVVTPAMIVVPRRTGKAGYPHVKEGKKDEWVVCDYEYDYNYNFDCDLKQPPSPVSVATPPPPPQQHRKHVKKPKAVDEDLYRISPELLRAKPRKKKWGLFSSCMQPTCVM